In Acidimicrobiales bacterium, one DNA window encodes the following:
- a CDS encoding MaoC family dehydratase, which translates to MAATEINGLDDLESRVGSHLGYSEWHNVSQEQVNTFADATGDHQWIHIDVERAKAGPFGGPIAHGYLTLSLAPMLMAEIMTVKGVAMGVNYGADKIRFMSPVPVGSNVRAGAEVVSVDRFDGGAQYKIKMTFEVEGTEKPACVAEVIYRVYA; encoded by the coding sequence ATGGCAGCTACAGAGATCAACGGCCTCGACGACCTCGAATCACGGGTCGGTTCACACCTCGGCTACAGCGAATGGCACAACGTCAGCCAGGAGCAGGTGAACACGTTTGCCGACGCCACGGGTGATCACCAGTGGATTCACATCGACGTAGAGCGGGCCAAGGCCGGCCCCTTCGGAGGCCCCATCGCACACGGCTATCTCACCCTGTCGCTGGCGCCGATGCTGATGGCCGAGATCATGACCGTCAAGGGCGTCGCAATGGGCGTCAACTACGGAGCCGACAAGATCCGCTTCATGTCACCGGTGCCGGTTGGTTCCAACGTCAGGGCCGGAGCAGAGGTAGTCAGCGTCGACCGCTTCGACGGTGGTGCCCAGTACAAGATCAAGATGACCTTCGAGGTCGAAGGCACAGAAAAGCCTGCCTGCGTCGCCGAGGTCATCTACCGGGTATATGCCTGA
- a CDS encoding ubiquinone/menaquinone biosynthesis methyltransferase, with the protein MPDIPSSPVTDEGLLEGEAKASAVRSMFDRIAPRYDRVNRIMTFGIDVRWRRRTVERLGLSQGSLVLDIAAGTGDLCNDLASAGHHPIGVDFSMGMMQARRTTAQMVQGDALSLPVADASVDGVVCGFALRNFVDLPSFFTELGRVVRPGGRIALVDAAEPRNPVARFGHGIYFGKVVPWVGGVLSDKSAYAYLPKSLAYLPPVDEMLADLRRAGFADAEWKALTFGAAQMLTGTRTGDSG; encoded by the coding sequence ATGCCTGACATTCCGTCCTCCCCCGTCACCGACGAGGGGCTCCTGGAGGGCGAAGCCAAGGCGTCGGCCGTCAGGTCGATGTTCGACCGCATCGCCCCAAGGTACGACCGCGTCAATCGGATAATGACCTTCGGTATCGACGTGCGATGGCGTCGTCGCACGGTCGAGCGCTTGGGTTTGAGTCAGGGTTCGCTGGTGCTCGACATAGCTGCGGGCACCGGCGACCTGTGCAACGACTTGGCGTCGGCGGGTCACCATCCCATTGGCGTCGACTTCTCGATGGGCATGATGCAAGCCCGGCGAACGACCGCCCAGATGGTCCAGGGCGACGCCCTGAGCCTTCCGGTCGCGGACGCGTCCGTCGACGGCGTGGTCTGTGGCTTCGCACTGCGAAACTTCGTCGACCTGCCAAGCTTCTTCACCGAGTTGGGCCGAGTCGTGCGCCCCGGGGGCCGCATCGCACTGGTAGACGCGGCCGAACCGCGCAACCCCGTCGCCCGCTTTGGCCACGGCATCTACTTCGGCAAGGTGGTTCCGTGGGTGGGTGGTGTGCTGTCAGACAAAAGCGCATACGCCTATCTGCCCAAATCGCTGGCGTACCTGCCCCCGGTCGACGAGATGCTGGCCGACCTGCGGCGGGCCGGCTTCGCCGACGCCGAGTGGAAAGCTCTCACTTTCGGAGCAGCCCAGATGCTGACCGGTACCCGAACAGGCGATTCCGGCTAG
- a CDS encoding lysylphosphatidylglycerol synthase transmembrane domain-containing protein — MAEPIERQSPGAFSRGRVMMLIVSAVALYLVAPSLTEVMQAWPRLSNIAPGWFALMLGAQIISFAAVWYLQRLAFRDAGWFELITSQLASNAFSRVVPGGAAAGGALQFRMLQVAGNDPAAAAAALTAMSLMTTASLFVLPVLSIPAIWAGMPVPNSIAKAAWIGAGLFVALGIVTVVLARSSRLLRLAGRTIERIHPSKPGTVALPERLVTERDAVLSSIGRRWPQAAAASVAKWLFDFYALLAALVAVGDEHRVSLVLLAYVAGAVLTMVPITPGGLGFVEAGLTAALIASGVSPGRAVLATLAYRLVSYWLPILAGLGAYVWFRIHFHTSMKWGTADPVS; from the coding sequence GTGGCCGAGCCCATCGAACGTCAGTCGCCTGGGGCGTTCTCGCGCGGCCGGGTGATGATGTTGATCGTCTCGGCCGTCGCTTTGTATCTGGTGGCTCCATCGCTGACCGAGGTGATGCAGGCGTGGCCGCGGCTGTCGAACATCGCCCCCGGCTGGTTTGCTCTGATGCTGGGTGCCCAGATCATCAGCTTCGCTGCCGTCTGGTATCTGCAGCGCCTGGCCTTTCGCGATGCCGGCTGGTTCGAGCTGATCACCTCGCAACTCGCGTCGAACGCGTTCAGCAGGGTCGTGCCCGGTGGCGCGGCTGCCGGTGGGGCCCTGCAGTTCCGCATGTTGCAGGTCGCAGGAAACGATCCGGCGGCCGCCGCGGCTGCTCTGACCGCGATGTCTTTGATGACGACCGCGTCGCTGTTCGTGCTGCCCGTGTTGTCGATACCGGCGATCTGGGCCGGCATGCCGGTTCCGAACTCGATCGCCAAGGCCGCTTGGATAGGTGCGGGCCTGTTCGTGGCGTTGGGCATAGTCACCGTGGTGCTGGCCCGGTCGTCCAGGTTGCTGCGGCTGGCGGGGCGAACAATCGAACGCATCCATCCGAGCAAGCCAGGCACTGTGGCCCTGCCTGAACGGCTGGTCACAGAGCGAGATGCGGTTCTTTCGTCGATCGGTCGCCGGTGGCCCCAGGCCGCGGCGGCATCGGTGGCCAAGTGGCTGTTCGACTTCTACGCGCTGTTGGCGGCACTGGTTGCCGTCGGCGACGAGCACAGGGTGTCGCTGGTGCTGCTGGCCTATGTGGCCGGAGCGGTGTTGACGATGGTGCCCATCACACCGGGCGGGCTGGGGTTCGTCGAAGCAGGCCTCACTGCGGCCCTGATTGCGTCGGGCGTCAGCCCGGGCCGGGCGGTTCTGGCAACCCTGGCATACCGGCTCGTCAGCTATTGGCTGCCGATATTGGCCGGTCTCGGCGCCTACGTGTGGTTCCGCATCCACTTCCACACCAGCATGAAGTGGGGCACAGCGGACCCGGTGAGCTAG
- a CDS encoding 1,4-dihydroxy-2-naphthoate polyprenyltransferase, whose translation MNLAGTSLEHWVEAARPRTLPAAIVPVAVGTGVAIGGDGPIWGRAALAAVVALALQIATNYANDYSDGIRGTDEVRVGPMRLVASKVATPKAVKTAALLWFGVAAVFGLLLAALTTWWLLAIGATAIAAGWLYTGGPSPYGYMGLGEVFVFVFFGLVATVGTTYVQTEQIDWVSWPAATAVGLLSVAMLITNNLRDIPGDAEAGKRTLAVRLGDPGTRKFYVATLAASFAAIGVSAIDRPWALLGLLAAPLALAPARSVLGGVKGRDLIAVLAATGRLQLAVAVLYSIGLAI comes from the coding sequence CTGAATCTGGCTGGAACTTCGCTCGAGCACTGGGTCGAGGCTGCACGACCCAGGACTCTGCCTGCGGCCATAGTGCCCGTTGCCGTCGGAACCGGCGTTGCCATTGGCGGTGACGGCCCGATCTGGGGGCGGGCCGCGCTGGCCGCAGTGGTGGCCCTGGCTCTTCAGATCGCCACCAACTACGCCAACGACTACTCCGACGGCATCAGAGGAACCGATGAGGTTCGGGTCGGGCCGATGCGCCTGGTCGCGTCCAAAGTGGCCACACCCAAGGCGGTCAAGACCGCAGCGCTGTTGTGGTTCGGGGTCGCGGCGGTGTTCGGACTGTTGCTGGCCGCCCTCACCACCTGGTGGCTACTGGCGATAGGGGCCACGGCCATCGCGGCCGGTTGGCTGTACACCGGCGGACCGTCGCCTTATGGATACATGGGCCTGGGCGAGGTGTTCGTGTTCGTCTTCTTCGGTCTGGTGGCCACCGTCGGAACCACGTATGTGCAGACCGAGCAGATCGATTGGGTCTCGTGGCCCGCTGCGACTGCCGTTGGTCTGCTGTCGGTGGCGATGCTGATAACCAACAACCTGCGCGACATCCCAGGCGACGCCGAGGCCGGCAAGCGAACGCTGGCGGTGCGGCTCGGCGACCCCGGAACCAGGAAGTTCTACGTGGCCACCCTGGCTGCTTCCTTTGCCGCTATCGGGGTTTCGGCCATCGACCGCCCATGGGCACTGTTGGGGCTCCTGGCCGCTCCGCTGGCCTTGGCCCCGGCCAGGTCGGTGCTCGGCGGGGTCAAGGGTCGCGATCTGATCGCCGTGCTGGCTGCCACCGGTCGGCTGCAGCTGGCGGTGGCGGTTCTGTACTCGATCGGGTTGGCGATCTGA
- a CDS encoding SDR family oxidoreductase, translated as MELRLDGKVAIVTGGSKGIGKAIAAEYAASGAQVMIVSRKPEGCEAAAEEIGHGCVWKAGNAGDEDFIADVVSTLMNDYGRIDIMVNNAGANPYAGPTIDIDMPRWNKTWHVNVSAPLMWSKAVWDAYMKDSDGGCSVVNISSVGGFSTNPAIGAYDITKAALIHLTKQLAAEMGPQANVNAICPGLVKTDFARMLWEGEKGHQVAQAYPMKRLGEPFDMAAMAVFLASEAGSWITGQSIVIDGGGLISFKQIG; from the coding sequence ATGGAACTTCGACTCGATGGCAAGGTCGCGATAGTCACTGGCGGATCCAAGGGCATCGGAAAGGCCATTGCGGCCGAGTACGCCGCTTCGGGCGCTCAGGTGATGATCGTTTCGCGCAAACCCGAGGGCTGCGAGGCTGCGGCCGAAGAGATCGGACACGGGTGTGTCTGGAAGGCCGGCAACGCCGGAGATGAAGACTTCATCGCCGACGTCGTCTCGACGTTGATGAACGACTACGGCCGCATCGACATCATGGTCAACAACGCAGGCGCCAACCCCTACGCCGGCCCGACCATCGACATCGACATGCCGCGCTGGAACAAGACCTGGCACGTCAACGTCAGCGCTCCACTGATGTGGAGCAAGGCGGTTTGGGACGCGTACATGAAAGACAGCGATGGCGGCTGCTCGGTGGTCAACATCTCTTCGGTCGGTGGATTCTCGACCAATCCGGCCATCGGTGCCTACGACATCACCAAGGCCGCGCTGATCCATCTCACCAAGCAACTCGCCGCCGAGATGGGACCCCAGGCCAACGTCAACGCGATCTGCCCCGGGCTGGTCAAGACCGACTTCGCCCGCATGCTGTGGGAGGGCGAAAAGGGCCACCAGGTCGCCCAGGCGTACCCGATGAAGAGGCTGGGAGAGCCGTTCGACATGGCCGCCATGGCCGTGTTCCTGGCTTCTGAGGCCGGCAGCTGGATCACGGGCCAGTCGATCGTCATCGACGGCGGCGGCCTGATTTCGTTCAAGCAGATCGGCTGA